DNA from Methanophagales archaeon:
CTATCAGGCTTTTTTCACCACTATCTCTTCGTTTTAATCTCCTTTATTGCTTATGGATATGGATATATCTTACATTTTTGCAAAGAAGGGTTGAAAATAGGTAAATCACTGGATTTAATCGTCGATGGCGAGTGGATACCGGTGGTACTGCTGTGTGTTATGATGCAACGGCTTAACTTAAACTCCCATTACTTCTTCTCCCTTATCAGCCTTTTCAAATTGGTGGGATTGAAAGAAGGGTCATATTCCCTGATCGGTCCCTCTACGATTCTCTTCCGCTTCCAGTCTATCTTCCAGCCATGCTCATCCTCAAGCTTCTTCAGTAATTCATTCTTCGTCGCCACAGGGAGGTCAGTTGCAGTCCTTACGAATAGATGCCAGTCGGGCGGATAGGTCTTGAGATACTTCAGGCTCAGGTCTATATAATGTGTGAGCTTTATAGACCGTCCACGGTCTGTATCAGATGGACGGAAGCATAATTTCGCAATCATCGGCAGTGCTTCCTCTACCGTCTCGCAAGCAACGAGCAAGTCCTGTGGCGCGGGTTCGAAATAGAGCATTGAGCCATTACTGGCATCTATTATCTGCCAATCCTCTTTTATATCTGGTCGTCCGAGGAACGCCCTCCGGTATTTTGTGCCATGAGGACCTACCACTGCAGGAATGCCCAGCCTGTTGAAACCGGTAGCAATAGAAGCTGCTTTCTGTGACATCGCACCCCATGCAACGCCACAGGCACCCACTCTGCTCAGGATATAATCAGCAATCTCTTCATAATTGCCCCTCAGTGTCCTCCTCGCAAATATACTCGCTATCTTAATCGCCGCATCGTGTATATGTGCATTGGAGACGCAGGAGCCTATGTTGAGAACACCCCCGGCATCGAACCTGCCATGATGCTGCTCGTACAGGGTCTTGCCCTCCTCATCCTTCCACAATGCCGCGTCAATTGCCATGCAGCCCGTCAACGTAACTATATAGTTCCGTTCGGCGAACTCCTTCACAATCAGCCACGCATCTTTCGTCCCATTTGGATAATTACCACAACCTATCGGTGCAATAACACCGGGTATAGTTCCAAGGACAATTGGTGCTCCGACTTCTCTTATCTCACTGTCCCATACAGGTCCCCTGCCTATACGCATACGTCCCTTCTCCTCTCTTAGCTGAGGATATGCCGCTTTTGTTATCACGTCCACTATCGGGATATGCTTCTTACAGACCTGTTCACACCTGCCACAGCCGACGCATTTGTCAAATAAGTCAGCAAGCGGTTCTATCCGCCCGGTTGAAGCGCTTTGATTCGCTTCACCAATAGGAAGCCCATTAGGGCACGCAAGGGTGCAGTTCCCACATTGGATGCACTCACCTACATAACGTCTGAACTCATCATCGCTCAGGATCAGCCTCAGTGCTTTCCTCCTCTTATCTGCTTGCAACGCGGTCTTCACAGCTACCTCTCCCACACGCTCAGGGTCTAATATCACAACACCTGGAACTCGCTCGTTCACCAGATCAGCAACTATATCATCAGGGTTATCATCAGTCCGGTCCACGAGCCCGTGCAACGCCTTATCATTCGTTACTATCAGAGGTGAATGAACCATCTTGCACTGCTCTAATATGTCCGCGCGGATGCACTGCTCATCAACCACAACTACATCCGCAAGCCCCGCTCGTATCACACGCAGTTGCCTACCAAGAGCCGAAGCTATCTTTGCTTTTTTATATACACGCGTGGTGTCAATTGCGGTGCAACAGATTCCTGCAAGTTCCACACTATCTTCAAGCCCATTATCCGTCAGATAATCCCCAATATCAGCAGCAGGGGGTACATTATGCCCTATTACAAGTATAACAGGTTTATTGGTATCTATTGTGCCTATCCCGACCTCGACCAGTGGCACATCTGCTCCTCCTCCCTCATA
Protein-coding regions in this window:
- a CDS encoding UbiA family prenyltransferase; this encodes FDIRDIEGDRMSGVRTIPVVFGREKTKNLLLILNSTLIPWLAISYLSGFFHHYLFVLISFIAYGYGYILHFCKEGLKIGKSLDLIVDGEWIPVVLLCVMMQRLNLNSHYFFSLISLFKLVGLKEGSYSLIGPSTILFRFQSIFQPCSSSSFFSNSFFVATGRSVAVLTNRCQSGG